The following are encoded in a window of Primulina eburnea isolate SZY01 chromosome 4, ASM2296580v1, whole genome shotgun sequence genomic DNA:
- the LOC140830495 gene encoding fruit protein pKIWI502: MSAIVHFPNLTSSLCFHAPQRTQFFIRPPPMTLSKLSPLRHLPHHLHRRFGVSAAAVKQDTTLWTPAPLVKISPAAESLFHITIDVSDSPELASSYTKAGQYLQLRLQDPDSKPSFLAIASPPSVSWSKGVFEFLVKSVAGSTAELLCGLQKGDVVELSSAMGKGFNIDEISPAENYQTVLIFATGSGISPIRSLIEAGFGADKRADVRLYYGARNLDRMAYQERFKEWKSTGVDIVQVLSQPDNSWTGGRGYVQAAFAREKGIFSPQSTGAVLCGQKQMAEEVSSILVADGVSVEKILKNF, encoded by the exons ATGTCCGCTATTGTCCATTTCCCCAATCTTACTTCATCTCTCTGTTTCCATGCACCTCAGCGCACCCAATTCTTCATCCGCCCACCACCGATGACCCTCTCCAAACTCTCGCCACTCCGCCACCTTCCCCACCACCTCCACCGCAGATTCGGAGTATCCGCCGCCGCCGTTAAACAAGACACCACTCTCTGGACACCTGCGCCGCTTGTGAAAATCTCCCCCGCCGCCGAATCGCTCTTCCATATAACAATCGACGTCTCTGATTCCCCCGAACTGGCCTCGTCTTACACCAAGGCTGGCCAGTATTTACAGCTCCGCCTGCAGGATCCTGATTCGAAGCCTTCGTTTCTCGCCATCGCGTCGCCGCCATCCGTTTCTTGGTCGAAAGGTGTGTTCGAATTTCTTGTGAAATCGGTTGCCGGGTCCACAGCCGAACTGCTTTGCGGTCTACAGAAAGGTGATGTCGTGGAATTGAGTTCGGCCATGGGCAAGGGTTTTAATATCGACGAAATCTCCCCGGCTGAAAATTATCAAACGGTGCTTATTTTCGCTACGGGATCCGGAATCAG CCCAATTCGATCTTTGATTGAAGCAGGCTTTGGTGCTGATAAGAGAGCTGACGTTAGACTCTATTATGGTGCCAGAAACCTTGATAGGATGGCATATCAG GAAAGGTTTAAAGAGTGGAAATCTACTGGAGTTGATATTGTGCAAGTGTTATCCCAGCCTGATAATAGTTGGACGGGGGGAAGAGGTTATGTGCAG GCTGCATTTGCTAGAGAGAAAGGAATCTTTAGCCCTCAGTCCACTGGTGCGGTGCTCTGTGGTCAAAAACAGATGGCTGAG GAAGTCAGTTCAATTCTTGTGGCGGATGGAGTATCCGTCGAAAAGATTTTAAAGAACTTCTGA
- the LOC140830494 gene encoding vacuolar-sorting protein BRO1-like isoform X2: protein MKASMGSSTTLDLSVACVGMLERLMLAQAQECVYENTIAKGSSPGVCAKISRQVGLFYEEALATLNVAPLNHHFDKAWITHVQLKAALFYAEACYRYSLELHEKEQIAEEIARLKSGINVLSEAKKSSPKLAAQQLSDAINKLETSLNCNLERAVKENDRVYLMKIPPVNSLSPLPSFSMVKPLPMAEILDASREKMFASIVPDSSAKALSRYTEMVDDIIRIQAEKLQQGSELARVRLKDMELPDSVIALEGNITLPTALKEDVEAVQICGGSASFEGELQQLKDLRRVNQELLVQTEEQLQKEAIEDAQFRNQFGTRWTRPQSSTLTKNLQDRLDRFASNLKQAAESDARIERSVREHSGLMSILDYHPIESALPSLARPIMSLDVNEDAVVGVLKQSLRQLETLGAQRAGLEDMLKEMKRKDDILPKLMASTGSSQEDLFRKEISKYDGICKDIAENLKAQEQLLMHIQGQNDKFAAIFNVEDYKASREKGYKQIEAAIAKFREIKENINEGLKFYVLLQEALTNVKQQCSDFVMTRNIQCREMIDDVQRKISGLSFQDDKNTSGYSYPSVGQPHRTNSQQQPDPAAMSTSAYAQNPSYQPPQQPSMYAYSQTPYGTPQQQHPSYHSTVSSSPYPQHLPPSVNHEYGQPSYPGPGWQGPYYNPATPQQRGSIPNPPYTVPSPYPPYHYRQ, encoded by the exons ATGAAAGCATCAATGGGAAGCTCAACCACTCTGGATTTGTCAGTGGCATGTGTAGGGATGCTGGAGAGGTTGATGTTGGCTCAGGCTCAGGAGTGTGTGTATGAGAATACCATAGCCAAGGGAAGCAGTCCTGGAGTCTGTGCTAAGATTTCTAGACAG GTTGGGCTATTCTATGAAGAAGCCTTAGCCACATTGAATGTTGCCCCTTTGAACCACCATTTTGACAAGGCCTGGATCACTCATGTTCAGCTAAAGGCCGCTTTGTTTTATGCAGAGGCATGTTATAGATATAGTTTAGAGCTACATGAGAAAGAACAGATCGCGGAGGAGATTGCACGTTTGAAAAGTGGGATTAATGTTTTGTCTGAAGCAAAAAAATCGTCTCCTAAACTTGCAGCCCAGCAGCTGTCCGATGCGATAAACAAGCTAGAAACTAGTTTAAATTGTAACCTGGAGAGGGCTGTGAAGGAGAATGATAGAGTGTACCTAATGAAGATTCCACCAGTCAACTCTTTATCACCACTTCCTAGCTTTTCTATGGTTAAGCCTCTCCCAATGGCTGAGATTTTGGATGCTAGCCGGGAGAAGATGTTTGCCAGTATTGTTCCTGATAGCAGTGCGAAAGCACTCTCGAGGTACACTGAGATGGTTGATGACATCATTAGGATACAGGCAGAGAAATTGCAACAGGGAAGTGAACTAGCTCGGGTGAGACTTAAGGACATGGAATTGCCTGATTCAGTTATTGCTTTGGAAGGGAACATCACTTTGCCAACAGCTCTAAAAGAAGATGTAGAAGCAGTTCAAATATGTGGTGGATCAGCTAGTTTTGAAGGTGAGCTACAGCAACTTAAAGATTTGCGAAGGGTAAACCAGGAGTTGTTGGTTCAAACAGAGGAGCAGTTACAAAAAGAAGCAATAGAGGATGCACAATTTAGAAATCAATTTGGAACTCGGTGGACTAGGCCACAATCCAGTACCTTAACTAAGAACTTGCAGGACAGGTTAGATAGGTTTGCATCAAATTTGAAGCAAGCTGCTGAAAGCGATGCTCGTATTGAGAGATCTGTGAGAGAACATTCTGGACTCATGTCAATACTCGACTATCATCCG ATTGAATCTGCGCTTCCAAGTCTTGCAAGACCAATTATGTCTTTGGACGTCAATGAAGATGCTGTAGTGGGAGTCCTGAAGCAGAGCTTG AGACAGTTAGAGACTCTTGGTGCTCAGAGGGCTGGCCTCGAAGACATGCTGAAAGAGATGAAAAGGAAG GATGATATACTGCCCAAGTTGATGGCTTCCACTGGCTCCTCCCAAGAGGATCTGTTTAGAAAGGAGATATCAAAATACGATGGCATTTGTAAAGACATCGCTGAAAATCTCAAAGCTCAAGAGCAGCTTTTGATGCATATCCAG GGCCAAAATGATAAGTTCGCTGCCATCTTTAATGTCGAAGATTATAAAG CATCTCGTGAGAAGGGCTACAAACAGATTGAAGCTGCCATAGCCAAATTTCGAGAAATTAAGGAGAACATTAATGAAGGATTAAAGTTTTATGTTCTCCTTCAG GAAGCCCTAACAAATGTAAAGCAGCAGTGCAGTGATTTTGTGATGACTAGAAATATCCAGTGTCGAGAAATGATCGACGATGTTCAGCGGAAGATATCCGGTCTGAGTTTCCAGGATGATAAAAATACTTCTGGGTACTCATATCCGTCTGTTGGACAACCACACAGAACCAATTCTCAACAGCAACCTGACCCAGCAGCCATGTCCACTTCAGCTTATGCGCAAAACCCCAGTTACCAGCCGCCTCAGCAACCATCGATGTACGCATATTCTCAAACTCCTTACGGCACCCCACAACAACAGCATCCTTCATATCATTCAACTGTTTCAAGTTCTCCTTACCCTCAACACCTACCGCCTTCAGTGAACCATGAATATGGGCAGCCTTCCTATCCTGGCCCTGGATGGCAGggcccatactataacccagCAACCCCTCAGCAAAGAGGATCTATTCCCAACCCCCCATATACTGTTCCGTCTCCATATCCACCGTATCACTACAGGCAGTGA
- the LOC140830494 gene encoding vacuolar-sorting protein BRO1-like isoform X1, with protein MASSTTTSNVMLAIVEKKTTSIDFYRPLRNFIVIHYSEREAQDLEDDLQTLKQLRSDVERGGSSDSPSARRDIMRNYYKALCAVESRFPISPDKDHVNTVSFTWFDAFKSKQKATQQNIHLEKAAVLFNLGAVHSQIGLSSDRSTVEGRRQASHSFIAAAGAFAFLRDNVSMKASMGSSTTLDLSVACVGMLERLMLAQAQECVYENTIAKGSSPGVCAKISRQVGLFYEEALATLNVAPLNHHFDKAWITHVQLKAALFYAEACYRYSLELHEKEQIAEEIARLKSGINVLSEAKKSSPKLAAQQLSDAINKLETSLNCNLERAVKENDRVYLMKIPPVNSLSPLPSFSMVKPLPMAEILDASREKMFASIVPDSSAKALSRYTEMVDDIIRIQAEKLQQGSELARVRLKDMELPDSVIALEGNITLPTALKEDVEAVQICGGSASFEGELQQLKDLRRVNQELLVQTEEQLQKEAIEDAQFRNQFGTRWTRPQSSTLTKNLQDRLDRFASNLKQAAESDARIERSVREHSGLMSILDYHPIESALPSLARPIMSLDVNEDAVVGVLKQSLRQLETLGAQRAGLEDMLKEMKRKDDILPKLMASTGSSQEDLFRKEISKYDGICKDIAENLKAQEQLLMHIQGQNDKFAAIFNVEDYKASREKGYKQIEAAIAKFREIKENINEGLKFYVLLQEALTNVKQQCSDFVMTRNIQCREMIDDVQRKISGLSFQDDKNTSGYSYPSVGQPHRTNSQQQPDPAAMSTSAYAQNPSYQPPQQPSMYAYSQTPYGTPQQQHPSYHSTVSSSPYPQHLPPSVNHEYGQPSYPGPGWQGPYYNPATPQQRGSIPNPPYTVPSPYPPYHYRQ; from the exons ATGGCGTCGTCGACGACCACCTCGAACGTCATGCTTGCGATCGTTGAGAAGAAAACGACCTCGATCGATTTCTACAGGCCGCTACGTAACTTTATAGTGATTCACTACTCGGAGCGCGAGGCGCAGGATTTGGAGGACGATCTCCAGACACTAAAGCAGCTCCGCTCCGACGTCGAGAGAGGAGGCTCCTCGGATTCTCCTTCTGCGCGCCGTGACATCATGCGGAATTACTATAAGGCCCTTTGTGCGGTGGAATCAAGGTTCCCGATCTCGCCGGACAAGGATCACGTCAACACGGTGTCCTTTACGTGGTTTGACGCGTTTAAGAGCAAGCAGAAGGCTACGCAACAGAATATTCATTTAG AAAAAGCTGCGGTATTGTTTAATTTGGGGGCAGTGCACAGTCAAATTGGACTAAGCTCCGACCGATCTACTGTGGAGGGAAGGCGGCAGGCTTCACATTCATTTATAGCGGCTGCTGGGGCGTTTGCATTTTTGAGGGATAATGTGTCCATGAAAGCATCAATGGGAAGCTCAACCACTCTGGATTTGTCAGTGGCATGTGTAGGGATGCTGGAGAGGTTGATGTTGGCTCAGGCTCAGGAGTGTGTGTATGAGAATACCATAGCCAAGGGAAGCAGTCCTGGAGTCTGTGCTAAGATTTCTAGACAG GTTGGGCTATTCTATGAAGAAGCCTTAGCCACATTGAATGTTGCCCCTTTGAACCACCATTTTGACAAGGCCTGGATCACTCATGTTCAGCTAAAGGCCGCTTTGTTTTATGCAGAGGCATGTTATAGATATAGTTTAGAGCTACATGAGAAAGAACAGATCGCGGAGGAGATTGCACGTTTGAAAAGTGGGATTAATGTTTTGTCTGAAGCAAAAAAATCGTCTCCTAAACTTGCAGCCCAGCAGCTGTCCGATGCGATAAACAAGCTAGAAACTAGTTTAAATTGTAACCTGGAGAGGGCTGTGAAGGAGAATGATAGAGTGTACCTAATGAAGATTCCACCAGTCAACTCTTTATCACCACTTCCTAGCTTTTCTATGGTTAAGCCTCTCCCAATGGCTGAGATTTTGGATGCTAGCCGGGAGAAGATGTTTGCCAGTATTGTTCCTGATAGCAGTGCGAAAGCACTCTCGAGGTACACTGAGATGGTTGATGACATCATTAGGATACAGGCAGAGAAATTGCAACAGGGAAGTGAACTAGCTCGGGTGAGACTTAAGGACATGGAATTGCCTGATTCAGTTATTGCTTTGGAAGGGAACATCACTTTGCCAACAGCTCTAAAAGAAGATGTAGAAGCAGTTCAAATATGTGGTGGATCAGCTAGTTTTGAAGGTGAGCTACAGCAACTTAAAGATTTGCGAAGGGTAAACCAGGAGTTGTTGGTTCAAACAGAGGAGCAGTTACAAAAAGAAGCAATAGAGGATGCACAATTTAGAAATCAATTTGGAACTCGGTGGACTAGGCCACAATCCAGTACCTTAACTAAGAACTTGCAGGACAGGTTAGATAGGTTTGCATCAAATTTGAAGCAAGCTGCTGAAAGCGATGCTCGTATTGAGAGATCTGTGAGAGAACATTCTGGACTCATGTCAATACTCGACTATCATCCG ATTGAATCTGCGCTTCCAAGTCTTGCAAGACCAATTATGTCTTTGGACGTCAATGAAGATGCTGTAGTGGGAGTCCTGAAGCAGAGCTTG AGACAGTTAGAGACTCTTGGTGCTCAGAGGGCTGGCCTCGAAGACATGCTGAAAGAGATGAAAAGGAAG GATGATATACTGCCCAAGTTGATGGCTTCCACTGGCTCCTCCCAAGAGGATCTGTTTAGAAAGGAGATATCAAAATACGATGGCATTTGTAAAGACATCGCTGAAAATCTCAAAGCTCAAGAGCAGCTTTTGATGCATATCCAG GGCCAAAATGATAAGTTCGCTGCCATCTTTAATGTCGAAGATTATAAAG CATCTCGTGAGAAGGGCTACAAACAGATTGAAGCTGCCATAGCCAAATTTCGAGAAATTAAGGAGAACATTAATGAAGGATTAAAGTTTTATGTTCTCCTTCAG GAAGCCCTAACAAATGTAAAGCAGCAGTGCAGTGATTTTGTGATGACTAGAAATATCCAGTGTCGAGAAATGATCGACGATGTTCAGCGGAAGATATCCGGTCTGAGTTTCCAGGATGATAAAAATACTTCTGGGTACTCATATCCGTCTGTTGGACAACCACACAGAACCAATTCTCAACAGCAACCTGACCCAGCAGCCATGTCCACTTCAGCTTATGCGCAAAACCCCAGTTACCAGCCGCCTCAGCAACCATCGATGTACGCATATTCTCAAACTCCTTACGGCACCCCACAACAACAGCATCCTTCATATCATTCAACTGTTTCAAGTTCTCCTTACCCTCAACACCTACCGCCTTCAGTGAACCATGAATATGGGCAGCCTTCCTATCCTGGCCCTGGATGGCAGggcccatactataacccagCAACCCCTCAGCAAAGAGGATCTATTCCCAACCCCCCATATACTGTTCCGTCTCCATATCCACCGTATCACTACAGGCAGTGA
- the LOC140830496 gene encoding uncharacterized protein At1g32220, chloroplastic-like isoform X2, translating into MTSFSCSAAISAASSQLGRTLFPSSSASHFPRLFRSRVGVKCSYAESSSIKDATAGTIDVLADIETEKIVVLGGSGFVGTAICRAAISKGIEVISVSRSGRPSYSGSWVDQVSWVTGDVFYVNWDEVLAGATAVVSTLGGFGSEEQMQRINGEANILAVNAAKKIGIRKFILISVHDYNLPSFLLKSGYFTGKRKAESEVLSKYPSSGVVFRPGFIYGKRMIDGYEIPLDLIGEPLDKFLSAIENFTKPLNSLPASDLLLAPPVSVDDLAFAVVSAVRDDNFFGVFTIEQIKEAAAGVKV; encoded by the exons ATGACGTCATTCTCCTGCAGCGCAGCCATTTCCGCAGCTTCGTCACAACTGGGCAGGACCCTTTTTCCCTCGTCCAGTGCGTCGCATTTTCCGAGGCTATTTCGCTCTCG GGTTGGTGTCAAATGCAGCTATGCAGAATCTAGTAGCATAAAGGATGCTACTGCTGGCACAATTGATGTCTTGGCTGATATTGAGACCGAGAAA ATTGTAGTATTAGGAGGGAGCGGCTTCGTGGGTACAGCAATATGTAGGGCTGCAATATCAAAGGGGATAGAAGTCATTAGTGTTAGCAG GTCAGGGCGTCCTTCATACTCAGGCTCGTGGGTTGATCAAGTTAGTTGGGTGACAG GGGATGTTTTCTATGTAAATTGGGATGAAGTGCTGGCTGGGGCTACTGCAGTTGTTTCTACACTTGGAGGATTTGGCAGTGAGGAACAAATGCAAAGGATCAACGGCGAGGCTAATATCTTGGCTGTAAATGCTGCTAAAAAAATTG GTATCCGCAAGTTCATATTGATATCGGTTCATGATTATAATCTACCATCATTTCTACTTAAATCCGGTTACTTCACTGGAAAGAGGAAAGCAGAATCTGAGGTTCTTTCCAAATATCCATCGTCAG GTGTTGTCTTCAGACCGGGGTTTATATATGGGAAGAGAATGATTGATGGATATGAGATTCCCCTGGACTTGATAGGCGAGCCGCTTGATAAATTTCTATCGGCTATTGAAAACTTCACCAAACCTTTGAACTCTTTACCTGCTTCAGATCTCCTTTTGGCACCTCCTGTCAGCGTAGACGATCTTGCCTTTGCTGTGGTAAGTGCAGTCAGAGACGACAATTTCTTTGGCGTTTTCACGATAGAGCAAATCAAGGAAGCAGCAGCAGGAGTCAAGGTTTGA
- the LOC140830496 gene encoding uncharacterized protein At1g32220, chloroplastic-like isoform X1, whose amino-acid sequence MTSFSCSAAISAASSQLGRTLFPSSSASHFPRLFRSRIPFRVGVKCSYAESSSIKDATAGTIDVLADIETEKIVVLGGSGFVGTAICRAAISKGIEVISVSRSGRPSYSGSWVDQVSWVTGDVFYVNWDEVLAGATAVVSTLGGFGSEEQMQRINGEANILAVNAAKKIGIRKFILISVHDYNLPSFLLKSGYFTGKRKAESEVLSKYPSSGVVFRPGFIYGKRMIDGYEIPLDLIGEPLDKFLSAIENFTKPLNSLPASDLLLAPPVSVDDLAFAVVSAVRDDNFFGVFTIEQIKEAAAGVKV is encoded by the exons ATGACGTCATTCTCCTGCAGCGCAGCCATTTCCGCAGCTTCGTCACAACTGGGCAGGACCCTTTTTCCCTCGTCCAGTGCGTCGCATTTTCCGAGGCTATTTCGCTCTCG TATCCCTTTCAGGGTTGGTGTCAAATGCAGCTATGCAGAATCTAGTAGCATAAAGGATGCTACTGCTGGCACAATTGATGTCTTGGCTGATATTGAGACCGAGAAA ATTGTAGTATTAGGAGGGAGCGGCTTCGTGGGTACAGCAATATGTAGGGCTGCAATATCAAAGGGGATAGAAGTCATTAGTGTTAGCAG GTCAGGGCGTCCTTCATACTCAGGCTCGTGGGTTGATCAAGTTAGTTGGGTGACAG GGGATGTTTTCTATGTAAATTGGGATGAAGTGCTGGCTGGGGCTACTGCAGTTGTTTCTACACTTGGAGGATTTGGCAGTGAGGAACAAATGCAAAGGATCAACGGCGAGGCTAATATCTTGGCTGTAAATGCTGCTAAAAAAATTG GTATCCGCAAGTTCATATTGATATCGGTTCATGATTATAATCTACCATCATTTCTACTTAAATCCGGTTACTTCACTGGAAAGAGGAAAGCAGAATCTGAGGTTCTTTCCAAATATCCATCGTCAG GTGTTGTCTTCAGACCGGGGTTTATATATGGGAAGAGAATGATTGATGGATATGAGATTCCCCTGGACTTGATAGGCGAGCCGCTTGATAAATTTCTATCGGCTATTGAAAACTTCACCAAACCTTTGAACTCTTTACCTGCTTCAGATCTCCTTTTGGCACCTCCTGTCAGCGTAGACGATCTTGCCTTTGCTGTGGTAAGTGCAGTCAGAGACGACAATTTCTTTGGCGTTTTCACGATAGAGCAAATCAAGGAAGCAGCAGCAGGAGTCAAGGTTTGA
- the LOC140830497 gene encoding dolichol-phosphate mannosyltransferase subunit 1-like isoform X2, protein MEDMEKNKYSIIVPTYNERLNIALVVYLIFKHLPNVNFEIIIVDDGSPDGTQEIIKQLQQVYGEDRILLRPRPRKLGLGTAYVHGMKYASGNFVVIMDADLSHHPKYLPSFIKKQMETGASIVTGTRYVKDGGVHGWNLMRKLTSRGANVLAQTFLWPGVSDLTGSFRLYQKSVLEDVISSVVSKGYVFQMEMIVRASRKGYQIEEVPITFVDRVYGSSKLGGSEIVEYLKGLLYLLRFTISSITA, encoded by the exons ATGGAGGATATGGAGAAGAACAAGTACAGTATAATTGTCCCGACCTACAATGAACGCCTCAACATCGCTCTCGTCGTTTACCTGATCTTCAAGCATCTTCC GAAtgttaattttgaaataatcataGTGGATGATGGGAGTCCGGATGGAACTCAGGAGATTATCAAACAGTTGCAACAAGTGTATGGGGAAGATCGCATT TTATTGAGACCTAGACCTAGGAAGCTTGGCTTGG GGACTGCTTATGTGCATGGGATGAAGTATGCCTCTGGAAATTTTGTAGTGATAATGGATGCTGATTTATCTCACCAT CCAAAATACCTTCCAAGCTTCATTAA GAAACAGATGGAGACGGGTGCAAGCATCGTCACTGGAACTCGATATGTTAAAGATGGAGGGGTGCACGGATGGAATCTAATGCGTAAATTAACGAGCAGAGGAGCCAATGTCCTTGCACAAACCTTTCTCTGGCCAGGTGTATCAGACTTAACTGGATCTTTCCG ACTCTACCAGAAATCTGTGCTTGAAGATGTTATTAGCTCTGTTGTGAGTAAGGGGTATGTTTTCCAGATGGAGATGATTGTTAGGGCTTCAAGAAAGGGTTACCAAATTGAAGAG GTTCCAATCACTTTTGTTGATAGAGTATATGGAAGCTCGAAGCTCGGGGGATCAGAAATCGTCGAGTATTTGAAGGGACTTCTGTACCTTCTG AGGTTTACAATATCAAGTATCACAGCTTGA
- the LOC140830497 gene encoding dolichol-phosphate mannosyltransferase subunit 1-like isoform X1 has translation MEDMEKNKYSIIVPTYNERLNIALVVYLIFKHLPNVNFEIIIVDDGSPDGTQEIIKQLQQVYGEDRILLRPRPRKLGLGTAYVHGMKYASGNFVVIMDADLSHHPKYLPSFIKKQMETGASIVTGTRYVKDGGVHGWNLMRKLTSRGANVLAQTFLWPGVSDLTGSFRLYQKSVLEDVISSVVSKGYVFQMEMIVRASRKGYQIEEVPITFVDRVYGSSKLGGSEIVEYLKGLLYLLEFLTCSQSVQRFTISSITA, from the exons ATGGAGGATATGGAGAAGAACAAGTACAGTATAATTGTCCCGACCTACAATGAACGCCTCAACATCGCTCTCGTCGTTTACCTGATCTTCAAGCATCTTCC GAAtgttaattttgaaataatcataGTGGATGATGGGAGTCCGGATGGAACTCAGGAGATTATCAAACAGTTGCAACAAGTGTATGGGGAAGATCGCATT TTATTGAGACCTAGACCTAGGAAGCTTGGCTTGG GGACTGCTTATGTGCATGGGATGAAGTATGCCTCTGGAAATTTTGTAGTGATAATGGATGCTGATTTATCTCACCAT CCAAAATACCTTCCAAGCTTCATTAA GAAACAGATGGAGACGGGTGCAAGCATCGTCACTGGAACTCGATATGTTAAAGATGGAGGGGTGCACGGATGGAATCTAATGCGTAAATTAACGAGCAGAGGAGCCAATGTCCTTGCACAAACCTTTCTCTGGCCAGGTGTATCAGACTTAACTGGATCTTTCCG ACTCTACCAGAAATCTGTGCTTGAAGATGTTATTAGCTCTGTTGTGAGTAAGGGGTATGTTTTCCAGATGGAGATGATTGTTAGGGCTTCAAGAAAGGGTTACCAAATTGAAGAG GTTCCAATCACTTTTGTTGATAGAGTATATGGAAGCTCGAAGCTCGGGGGATCAGAAATCGTCGAGTATTTGAAGGGACTTCTGTACCTTCTG GAATTTCTCACATGTTCCCAATCCGTGCAGAGGTTTACAATATCAAGTATCACAGCTTGA